The following coding sequences lie in one Takifugu flavidus isolate HTHZ2018 chromosome 4, ASM371156v2, whole genome shotgun sequence genomic window:
- the nuak2 gene encoding NUAK family SNF1-like kinase 2, whose protein sequence is MDGVHSGRFMGSRRSSSGGLFPGDCRAPAQAPVKKQAVKRHHHKHNLKHRYEFLETLGKGTYGKVKKARERSARLVAIKSIRKEKIKDEQDLVHIRREIEIMSTLCHPHIITIYEVFENKDKIVIVMEYASRGDLYDYICDKRNISEREARHFFRQIVSAVHYCHQNGIVHRDLKLENILLDGSGNVKIADFGLSNLYRGDEYLQTFCGSPLYASPEIVNGRPYRGPEVDTWSLGVLLYTMVHGTMPFDGQNHKTLVQQISTGNYRKPSNPSDACGLIRWMLMVNPERRATIEEIAGHWWLNWGYQQPLLAEPKPSPADHSAPAAAPPTAQPAGLASVANWLRRTSRPLLENGSKMRCLLRSQGGGGDVVRQRSLRRSRKENNVSHTVHEASADAHPSKSILKRRSSVKLKAADFSTTTSLDLPAPADVPSAAALPRKGILKKPTEESGYYSSSPENSDSGLTAQPEECPSAPTFRKGILKRNGKFSSGRLQEFGSLDQLAASLPRPRPRPSGAISEDSILSSESFDQLDLPDRVGPPTQLEKPAKSSMRACVSADNLLDIQEDGVLEDGLMRPWSCYKSGVADSAFSITDCDNVTEAYKQAMVLRGPAAS, encoded by the exons ATGGACGGCGTACATTCCGGCCGGTTCATGGGAAGCCGTCGGTCGTCGTCGGGGGGACTTTTCCCCGGTGATTGCAGAGCCCCGGCCCAGGCTCCCGTGAAGAAGCAGGCGGTGAAGAGACACCACCACAAACACAACCTGAAGCACAGGTACGAGTTCCTGGAAACCCTCGGGAAAGGAACCTACGGCAAAGTGAAGAAAGCCAGGGAAAGGTCCGCCAGGCTG GTTGCCATAAAGTCGATCAGAAAGGAGAAGATCAAGGATGAGCAGGACTTGGTTCACATCCGCAGGGAGATCGAGATCATGTCCACGCTCTGCCACCcgcacatcatcaccatctacGAAG TCTTTGAAAATAAGGATAAAATCGTAATCGTGATGGAGTACGCCAGCAGAGGGGACCTGTACGACTACATCTGTGACAAGAGGAACATCTCTGAACGGGAGGCCAGGCACTTCTTCAGGCAGATCGTGTCGGCCGTGCACTACTGTCACCAG AATGGAATTGTCCACCGGGACCTGAAACTGGAGAATATTTTACTCGATGGCAGCGGGAACGTGAAG ATCGCAGACTTCGGCCTGTCCAACCTTTACCGTGGCGACGAGTACCTGCAGACCTTTTGCGGCAGCCCCCTCTACGCGTCCCCAGAGATCGTCAACGGGCGGCCGTACCGGGGTCCCGAGGTCGACACGTGGTCTCTGGGTGTGCTGTTGTACACGATGGTTCATGGCACCATGCCGTTCGACGGACAGAACCACAAGACCCTGGTGCAGCAGATAAGCACAGGGAACTACAGGAAGCCCAGCAACCCCTCTG ACGCGTGCGGGCTCATCCGGTGGATGCTGATGGTAAATCCTGAGCGCAGAGCCACAATAGAAGAGATTGCAGGGCACTGGTGGCTCAACTGGGGCTACCAGCAGCCGTTACTGGCCGAGCCCAAGCCCAGTCCGGCAGACCACAGCGCCCCTGCGGCCGCCCCGCCCACGGCGCAGCCCGCCGGCCTGGCCAGTGTCGCCAACTGGCTCCGGCGCACGTCCAGGCCTTTGCTGGAGAACGGCTCCAAGATGCGCTGCCTGCTGCGCTcccaggggggcgggggggacgTAGTCCGGCAGCGGTCTCTGCGTCGGTCCCGGAAGGAGAACAACGTCTCCCACACTGTCCACGAGGCGAGCGCAGACGCTCACCCCTCCAAGAGCATCCTGAAGAGACGCAGCAGCGTGAAGCTGAAGGCAGCCGAtttctccaccaccaccagtttggATTTGCCGGCACCAGCCGACGTTCCTTCTGCCGCCGCGTTGCCTCGCAAAGGTATCCTAAAGAAGCCCACAGAGGAGTCGGGGTACTACTCCTCGTCTCCAGAGAACAGCGACTCTGGCCTGACGGCCCAACCAGAGGAGTGTCCTTCAGCGCCCACCTTCAGGAAGGGCATCTTGAAGCGCAACGGGAAGTTTTCTTCGGGCAGACTGCAGGAGTTCGGCTCCCTGGATCAGCTGGCCGCGTCTCTGCCCCgccccaggcccaggcccagcgGGGCCATCAGCGAGGACAGCATTCTGTCCTCCGAATCCTTCGACCAGCTGGACCTCCCAGACCGTGTCGGACCTCCAACACAACTGGAAAAACCAGCCAAGTCGAGCATGAGAGCATGCGTGTCCGCGGACAATCTTCTGGACATCCAGGAAGACGGGGTCCTGGAGGACGGGCTGATGAGGCCCTGGAGCTGCTACAAGTCCGGAGTGGCCGACAGCGCCTTCTCGATCACAGACTGCGACAACGTGACCGAAGCCTACAAACAGGCCATGGTTCTCCGAGGCCCTGCAGCCAGCTGA
- the ccnd3 gene encoding G1/S-specific cyclin-D3 isoform X1, which produces MDMFQTKEGIYEAQHEVVNRAVSDHSVTGDTRVLQHLMAMEKTCTVSPYFDTVQRDIQPYMRRILVEWMFRVCEEQQCEEEVFPQAVLYLDCYLSRFATEMSDLQLLGAVCMLLASKMRDSVHLTAGKLSIYTDNSVPVSEILQWELSVVSQLDWCLPSVVPSDFLEPILHALPFFQSQHLPNMCRHVHSYVALAATDCRFSAFLPSTVACACLSVALWKLKLADRAHVSGPVLQFVAKLLSTDAVSNVWRTENKLLSALVSAPASGTVLCLQTELDSPLLRAPGKPVAREDTLVSGGGLVA; this is translated from the exons ATGGACATGTTTCAAACTAAAGAAGGAATATATGAAGCTCAGCATGAAGTGGTGAACCGGGCGGTGAGCGACCACTCGGTGACCGGAGACACCCGAGTCCTGCAGCACCTGATGGCCATGGAGAAGACCTGCACCGTGTCTCCTTACTTTGACACAGTCCAGAGGGACATCCAGCCGTACATGCGGAGGATCCTGGTGGAGTGGATGTTTCGG GTGTGCGAGGAGCAGCAGTGTGAAGAGGAGGTGTTCCCGCAGGCGGTGCTTTACCTGGACTGTTATCTGAGCCGATTTGCCACTGAGATGAGCGATCTGCAGCTTCTAGGGGCAGTTTGCATGTTGCTGGCCTCTAAAATGAGAGATTCTGTCCACCTGACTGCCGGCAAGCTGAGCATCTACACAGACAACTCGGTTCCAGTCTCAGAAATCCTG CAGTGGGAGCTGTCAGTGGTGTCCCAGTTAGACTGGTGTCTACCCTCTGTGGTGCCCTCTGACTTCCTGGAGCCAATCCTTCACGCCCTCCCCTTTTTTCAGTCCCAGCACCTTCCAAATATGTGCAGACATGTTCACTCCTACGTTGCCCTGGCTGCCACTG ATTGCAGGTTTTCAGCGTTCCTCCCTTCAACCGTCGCCTGCGCCTGCCTGAGCGTCGCCCTGTGGAAGCTAAAGCTGGCGGACAGAGCCCACGTCTCCGGTCCCGTCCTGCAGTTTGTGGCCAAGCTTTTGTCCACCGACGCAGTGAGTAATGTCTGGCGGACAGAAAACAAGCTCTTGTCAGCGTTGGTGTCGGCGCCTGCATCTGGAACCGTTTTGTGTCTCCAAACAGAGCTCGATTCTCCTCTGCTACGAGCACCTGGGAAGCCTGTTGCAAGAGAAGATACCCTCGTTTCTGGAGGAGGGTTAGTGGCCTGA
- the ccnd3 gene encoding G1/S-specific cyclin-D3 isoform X2 has translation MDMFQTKEGIYEAQHEVVNRAVSDHSVTGDTRVLQHLMAMEKTCTVSPYFDTVQRDIQPYMRRILVEWMFRVCEEQQCEEEVFPQAVLYLDCYLSRFATEMSDLQLLGAVCMLLASKMRDSVHLTAGKLSIYTDNSVPVSEILQWELSVVSQLDWCLPSVVPSDFLEPILHALPFFQSQHLPNMCRHVHSYVALAATDCRFSAFLPSTVACACLSVALWKLKLADRAHVSGPVLQFVAKLLSTDASSILLCYEHLGSLLQEKIPSFLEEG, from the exons ATGGACATGTTTCAAACTAAAGAAGGAATATATGAAGCTCAGCATGAAGTGGTGAACCGGGCGGTGAGCGACCACTCGGTGACCGGAGACACCCGAGTCCTGCAGCACCTGATGGCCATGGAGAAGACCTGCACCGTGTCTCCTTACTTTGACACAGTCCAGAGGGACATCCAGCCGTACATGCGGAGGATCCTGGTGGAGTGGATGTTTCGG GTGTGCGAGGAGCAGCAGTGTGAAGAGGAGGTGTTCCCGCAGGCGGTGCTTTACCTGGACTGTTATCTGAGCCGATTTGCCACTGAGATGAGCGATCTGCAGCTTCTAGGGGCAGTTTGCATGTTGCTGGCCTCTAAAATGAGAGATTCTGTCCACCTGACTGCCGGCAAGCTGAGCATCTACACAGACAACTCGGTTCCAGTCTCAGAAATCCTG CAGTGGGAGCTGTCAGTGGTGTCCCAGTTAGACTGGTGTCTACCCTCTGTGGTGCCCTCTGACTTCCTGGAGCCAATCCTTCACGCCCTCCCCTTTTTTCAGTCCCAGCACCTTCCAAATATGTGCAGACATGTTCACTCCTACGTTGCCCTGGCTGCCACTG ATTGCAGGTTTTCAGCGTTCCTCCCTTCAACCGTCGCCTGCGCCTGCCTGAGCGTCGCCCTGTGGAAGCTAAAGCTGGCGGACAGAGCCCACGTCTCCGGTCCCGTCCTGCAGTTTGTGGCCAAGCTTTTGTCCACCGACGCA AGCTCGATTCTCCTCTGCTACGAGCACCTGGGAAGCCTGTTGCAAGAGAAGATACCCTCGTTTCTGGAGGAGGGTTAG
- the bysl gene encoding bystin, translated as MPKVKKSKGGAGEKSVSMPLADQILQADSVRNRGRVKSRDTREEAEDTYVDDRLSRKILQQARIQQEELQTEYGLAPEKKKTPVTVLGPGGEDADSDEEWPSLGAAGTTEAAECDTEVVVDPDDEKAIEVFMNKNPPVRRTLADIIMEKITEKQTEVGTVMSEVSGCPAPQLDPRVVEVYRGVSKVLSKYRSGKLPKAFKIIPALSNWEQVLYLTEPEKWTAAAMYQATRIFSSNLKERMAQRFYNLVLLPRVRDDIAEYKRLNFHLYSALKKALFKPGAWFKGILIPLCESGTCTLREAIIIGSILTKCSIPVLHSSAAMLKLAEMEYNGANSIFLRLLLDKKYALPFRVLDALVAHFLSFRSEKRVLPVLWHQSFLTLAQRYKADLASEQKEALLELLKIQTHPQISAEVRRELQNSESRDIEVGLPVTVEMD; from the exons ATGCCAAAGGTTAAGAAATCAAAGGGCGGCGCAGGGGAGAAGAGCGTATCCATGCCGCTAGCTGACCAGATCCTGCAGGCGGACTCGGTGCGAAACCGAGGCCGTGTGAAGAGCCGGGACACCCGGGAAGAAGCCGAGGACACATATGTGGACGATCGTCTCTCACGCAAGATCTTACAACAGGCCCGGATTCAACAAGAGGAGCTCCAAACCGAATATGGCCTGGCaccagagaagaaaaaaacacctgTCACCGTTCTCG GCCCCGGTGGTGAGGATGCAGACTCGGATGAGGAATGGCCTTCACTGGGAGCAGCAGGCACCACCGAAGCTGCAGAGTGTGACACTGAGGTTGTCGTAGACCCTGATGATGAGAAGGCCATTGAGGTGTTTATGAATAAAAACCCTCCTGTAAG GCGGACTTTGGCAGATATCATCATGGAGAAGATTACAGAAAAGCAGACTGAGGTGGGAACGGTGATGTCCGAGGTGTCGGGGTGTCCAGCACCCCAGCTGGACCCCAGAGTAGTAGAGGTGTACAGAGGTGTCAGTAAG GTTCTGTCTAAATATCGCAGTGGGAAGTTACCGAAGGCCTTTAAAATCATCCCAGCCCTTTCAAACTGGGAGCAGGTTCTCTATCTGACCGAGCCTGAGAAGTGGACTGCAGCTGCCATGTACCAAGCAACACG AATTTTCTCATCCAATCTGAAAGAACGGATGGCTCAGCGGTTTTACAACTTAGTGCTGCTGCCCCGAGTACGTGACGATATTGCAGAATACAAGAGACTCAACTTTCATCTTTACAGCGCTCTGAAGAAGGCCTTGTTCAAACCGGGAGCATGGTTCAAAG GTATTCTGATTCCTTTGTGTGAATCTGGGACGTGCACTCTTCGGGAAGCCATCATCATTGGAAGCATTCTCACAAAGTGTTCAATTCCTGTGCTTCACTCCAG TGCCGCGATGCTTAAGTTGGCAGAGATGGAATACAACGGTGCCAACAGCATTTTTCTGCGCCTCCTGCTTGATAAGAAATACGCCCTGCCTTTCCGCGTCCTGGATGCCTTGGtggcccacttcctgtctttccgCAGTGAGAAGCGTGTGCTTCCTGTGCTGTGGCATCAGAGTTTCCTCACCCTGGCCCAGCGCTACAAGGCTGACCTGGCCTCCGAACAGAAGGAagcgctgctggagctgctcaagATCCAGACACACCCTCAAATCTCTGCCGAGGTCCGCAGAGAACTACAGAACTCTGAGTCGCGGGACATTGAAGTCGGGCTCCCTGTTACAGTTGAAATGGACTGA
- the med20 gene encoding mediator of RNA polymerase II transcription subunit 20 isoform X1 translates to MGVTCVCQVPVAEGKSVQQTVDLLHKKLDQLGAVKQGSFCVDCETYHATANVGGQQSKLLYVMHNTETPLSCFALFEGGPCLKADTNFDILMVKLKSHFQNAKGYKVECRGSRYRYCDFLIKVGTVTMSSSARGISVEVEYCPCVVPGDCWNLMKEFMQSFLSSNVPELPSVFATKPEGLFAPADAIDTMTQYLEVFNKLRKLQIPGSNVR, encoded by the exons ATGGGAGTCACTTG tgTGTGCCAGGTGCCTGTGGCCGAGGGGAAGAGTGTGCAGCAGACAGTAGATCTGCTACATAAGAAGCTGGATCAGCTGGGGGCTGTGAAACAGGGCAGCTTCTGTGTAGACTGTGAGACCTACCATGCCACAGCAAACGTTGGAG gGCAACAATCAAAGCTCTTGTATGTGATGCACAACACTGAAACCCCCCTCAGCTGCTTTGCCCTGTTCGAAGGGGGGCCTTGCCTAAAAGCTGACACAAACTTTGACATTCTCATGGTGAAGCTTAAAAGTCACTTTCAGAATGCCAAGGGCTATAAGGTGGAGTGCCGTGGCTCTCGATATCGCTATTGCGACTTCTTGATAAAGGTCGGCACAGTGACCATGAGCTCCAGCGCCAGAGGGATATCGGTGGAG GTGGAGTACTGTCCCTGTGTGGTTCCAGGAGACTGCTGGAACCTCATGAAGGAGTTCATGCAGTCCTTCCTCAGCTCCAACGTCCCCGAACTTCCGTCAGTATTCGCCACCAAACCCGAAGGACTCTTTGCACCCGCGGACGCCATCGACACCATGACCCAGTACCTGGAGGTGTTTAACAAACTTCGCAAACTTCAAATCCCCGGGAGTAATGTACGTTAA
- the med20 gene encoding mediator of RNA polymerase II transcription subunit 20 isoform X2, whose protein sequence is MPQQTLEVDIFIHLQLFKIWQQSKLLYVMHNTETPLSCFALFEGGPCLKADTNFDILMVKLKSHFQNAKGYKVECRGSRYRYCDFLIKVGTVTMSSSARGISVEVEYCPCVVPGDCWNLMKEFMQSFLSSNVPELPSVFATKPEGLFAPADAIDTMTQYLEVFNKLRKLQIPGSNVR, encoded by the exons ATGCCACAGCAAACGTTGGAGGTAGACATCTTCATCCACTTACAGTTGTTTAAAATCT gGCAACAATCAAAGCTCTTGTATGTGATGCACAACACTGAAACCCCCCTCAGCTGCTTTGCCCTGTTCGAAGGGGGGCCTTGCCTAAAAGCTGACACAAACTTTGACATTCTCATGGTGAAGCTTAAAAGTCACTTTCAGAATGCCAAGGGCTATAAGGTGGAGTGCCGTGGCTCTCGATATCGCTATTGCGACTTCTTGATAAAGGTCGGCACAGTGACCATGAGCTCCAGCGCCAGAGGGATATCGGTGGAG GTGGAGTACTGTCCCTGTGTGGTTCCAGGAGACTGCTGGAACCTCATGAAGGAGTTCATGCAGTCCTTCCTCAGCTCCAACGTCCCCGAACTTCCGTCAGTATTCGCCACCAAACCCGAAGGACTCTTTGCACCCGCGGACGCCATCGACACCATGACCCAGTACCTGGAGGTGTTTAACAAACTTCGCAAACTTCAAATCCCCGGGAGTAATGTACGTTAA
- the usp49 gene encoding ubiquitin carboxyl-terminal hydrolase 49: MDRCKHVGRLRLGHDHSILNPQKWQCVDCSTTDSVWACLKCSHVACGRFMEEHSLKHFQESRHPLAMEVRELDVFCFACGDYVLNDNAEGDLKLLRGALSTVRRPGTRSLRSSAGGDCTPWVGEGGPAMQLALRHRRKALLRKTLQTWFDKHQALQKERREKLEEARQQKKDVKRRLLEELGNVPPRKSARLLTQAPRSTITLIPSKFRDPPERLPPPPKKPSLLSLSRKAPRSSRAAKLRRYYSAHSVSRRRLAPGVTGLRNLGNTCYMNSILQVLSHLRKFRECFLTLDLCETEELLAKSNHTQGVKGVTGAVVSNGNTALSGCPLGRIGDLPVGRKESAPPSTQAAELVQAKASRCSTRQQMSLCYELHTLFRVMWSGRWSLVSPFAMLHSVWNLIPAFRGYDQQDAQEFLCELLDKVQQELDTEGSRRRIVIPITKRKLSKQVLKVLNTIFHGQLLSQVTCLSCKHKSNTVEPFWDLSLEFPERYHSVKGSGSSSAYQRSCTLTEMLSKFTEMEALEGNIYACNHCNKKRRKSSHKPLVLSEARKQLLIYRLPQVLRLHLKRFRWSGRNHREKIGVHVAFDQVLNIKPYCCTGSGHSVHRGGYTYDLSAVVMHHGKGFGSGHYTAYCYNTEGGFWVHCNDSEMKVCSVEEVCNTQAYILFYTQRSA; this comes from the exons ATGGATCGCTGTAAGCACGTGGGACGCCTCCGCCTGGGCCACGACCATTCCATCCTCAACCCGCAGAAATGGCAGTGTGTGGACTGCAGCACCACCGACTCGGTGTGGGCCTGCCTCAAGTGCTCCCACGTGGCGTGCGGGCGTTTCATGGAGGAGCACTCGCTCAAGCACTTCCAGGAGTCCCGCCACCCGCTGGCCATGGAGGTGCGCGAGCTGGACGTGTTCTGCTTCGCCTGCGGGGACTACGTGCTCAACGATAACGCCGAAGGTGACCTGAAGCTCCTCCGGGGGGCGCTCTCCACCGTGCGCCGCCCGGGCACGCGCTCGCTGCGCTCCTCCGCCGGCGGGGATTGCACCCCCTGGGTCGGGGAAGGCGGGCCCGCCATGCAGCTGGCCCTGCGCCACCGGAGGAAAGCGCTGCTCCGGAAGACGCTCCAGACGTGGTTCGACAAGCACCAGGCGCTGCAGAAGGAGCGcagagagaagctggaggaagccaggcagcagaagaaagaCGTGAAGAGGCgactcctggaggagctgggcaACGTGCCTCCCAGGAAGAGCGCCCGGCTCCTCACTCAGGCACCACGCTCCACCATCACACTCATTCCCAGCAAATTCCGCGACCCGCCGGAACGCCTACCTCCTCCTCCCAAGAAgccttccctcctgtccctgtcccgcAAAGCTCCTCGGAGTAGCAGGGCGGCCAAGCTGAGGAGGTACTACTCCGCTCACTCGGTGAGCCGCCGGCGACTCGCCCCGGGCGTCACTGGCCTGCGCAACTTGGGGAACACGTGCTACATGAACTCGATATTGCAAGTGCTGAGCCACCTGCGGAAATTCAGGGAGTGTTTTCTCACCTTGGACCTATGTGAGACCGAGGAGCTGCTGGCCAAATCCAATCACACCCAGGGCGTGAAGGGCGTGACGGGCGCGGTGGTCAGCAACGGGAACACGGCTCTGTCGGGATGCCCTCTGGGACGCATAGGGGATTTGCCCGTGGGCAGGAAAGAGAGCGCCCCGCCTTCCACGCAGGCGGCGGAGCTGGTGCAGGCCAAGGCATCCCGCTGCTCCACCCGCCAGCAGATGTCTCTTTGCTATGAACTCCACACGCTTTTCAGGGTCATGTGGTCAGGCCGCTGGTCTTTAGTGTCCCCCTTCGCCATGCTGCACTCGGTGTGGAACCTCATCCCGGCTTTCCGTGGGTACGACCAGCAGGACGCTCAGGAGTTCCTGTGTGAGCTGCTGGACaaggtgcagcaggagctggacacGGAGGGGTCCAGGCGCAGGATCGTCATCCCCATCACCAAACGGAAGCTCTCCAAGCAGGTGTTGAAGGTCCTCAACACCATCTTTCACGGACAGTTACTCAGCCAG GTGACGTGTCTCTCCTGCAAGCACAAGTCTAACACTGTGGAGCCATTCTGGGATTTGTCTTTGGAGTTTCCGGAACGATACCACAGCGTCAAAGGCTCGGGCTCCTCCTCAGCGTACCAGCGCAGCTGCACCCTCACCGAGATGCTGTCCAAGTTTACAGAGATGGAGGCTCTTGAAGGCAACATCTATGCCTGCAACCACTGTAACA AAAAGAGGCGAAAATCTTCCCACAAACCTTTAGTCCTGTCAGAGGCGCGTAAGCAGCTTCTGATCTACCGTTTACCTCAGGTTCTACGGCTGCACCTCAAACGCTTCAG ATGGTCGGGGCGAAACCATCGGGAGAAAATCGGCGTCCACGTGGCCTTCGACCAAGTTCTGAACATCAAACCATACTGCTGCACAGGCTCAGGTCACTCCGTCCACAGAGGAGGCTACACCTACGATCTGTCGGCCGTCGTTATGCATCACGGGAAAGGCTTCGGCTCAGGGCACTACACGGCATACTGCTACAACACAGAAGGAG GATTCTGGGTCCACTGTAACGACTCTGAGATGAAGGTTTGCAGCGTGGAGGAAGTGTGTAACACTCAGGCCTATATTCTCTTCTACACCCAGAGGTCCGCCTAG
- the tmcc2 gene encoding transmembrane and coiled-coil domains protein 2 — protein MLDKSEVSTLGVPSATSHGGSDTNISVDCAAAAAAAAASGAECPGSGEPQRTRAALDHLQQKILKVTEQIRVEQEARDDNVAEYLKLAHNADKQQASRIKQVFEKKNQKSAQTIAHLHKKLEHYHKKLKEIEQNGPARQPKDVLRDMQQGLKDVGANVRAGISGFGGGVVEGVKGGVSALTHTAVVSKPREIASLIRNKFGSADNIAHLKDTLEDGVGGHPEDVPAARALSGSATLVSSPKYGSDDECSSATSGSGVGSTYGGAVGGAAGGGGLSGPAMGSPRFDGHHHHHHHHHMHSSWDSLLEGLQEIKSSQGQMEDAIGDMKGQLQSDYSYMTQCLQEERYRYERLEEQLNDLTELHQNEMTNLKQELASMEEKVAYQSYERARDIQEAVESCLTRITKLELQQQQQQVVQLEGVENANARALLGKLINVILALMAVLLVFVSTLANFITPLMKTRARVAATVLLNLLLFILWKHWDFVEPWLLPS, from the exons CTGGACAAGAGCGAGGTGTCAACCCTCGGCGTCCCCTCCGCCACCAGCCATGGAGGCTCTGACACCAACATCAGCGTCGACTgcgcggcggcagcggcggcggcggcggccagcGGAGCGGAGTGTCCGGGATCAGGAGAGCCGCAGAGGACCCGGGCCGCGCTGGACCACCTGCAGCAGAAGATCCTGAAGGTGACAGAGCAGATCCGCGTGGAGCAGGAGGCCCGCGACGACAACGTGGCGGAGTATCTGAAGCTGGCCCACAACGCCGACAAGCAGCAGGCGTCCCGGATCAAGCAGGTGTTTGAGAAGAAGAACCAGAAATCTGCACAGACCATCGCACACTTGCACAAGAAGTTAGAGCACTACCacaagaagctgaaggagatcGAACAG AACGGACCAGCCCGGCAGCCCAAGGATGTCCTGCGGGACATGCAGCAGGGCTTAAAGGACGTGGGCGCCAACGTTCGCGCGGGCATTAGTGGTTTTGGCGGCGGAGTGGTGGAAGGGGTCAAAGGGGGAGTCTCTGCCCTTACTCACACGGCGGTTGTTTCCAAGCCCAGGGAGATCGCCAGTCTGATACGGAACAAGTTCGGCAGCGCGGATAACATCGCTCATTTGAAGGACACGCTTGAAGACGGGGTCGGGGGCCACCCCGAGGATGTCCCAGCCGCCCGGGCCTTGAGCGGCAGCGCCACCCTCGTCTCCAGCCCAAAGTACGGCAGCGACGACGAGTGCTCCAGCGCCACTTCGGGCTCCGGGGTGGGCAGCACCTACGGTGGGGCGGTggggggagctgcaggaggtggggggtTGTCAGGGCCAGCCATGGGAAGTCCCAGATTTGACgggcaccaccaccaccaccaccaccatcacatgcACAGCTCCTGGGACTCACTGCTGGAGGGCCTGCAGGAAATCAAATCCAGCCAGGGTCAGATGGAGGACGCCATCGGGGACATGAAGGGTCAGCTGCAGAGTGACTACTCCTACATGACACAGTGCCTGCAAGAGGAGAGATACAG GTACGAGcgactggaggagcagctgaacgaCCTGACTGAGCTGCACCAGAACGAGATGACCAACCTCAAACAGGAACTGGCCAgcatggaggagaaggtggcGTACCAGTCCTACGAGAGAGCGAGGGACATTCAG GAAGCCGTGGAGTCCTGCTTGACCCGCATCAccaagctggagctgcagcagcagcagcagcaggtggtccaGCTGGAGGGCGTGGAGAACGCCAACGCCCGCGCTCTGCTGGGGAAGCTCATCAACGTCATCCTGGCCCTCATGGCCGTGCTGCTGGTCTTCGTCTCCACCTTGGCCAACTTCATCACCCCGCTGATGAAGACGCGGGCGCGGGTGGCCGCCACCGTCCTGCTcaacctgctgctcttcatcctgtGGAAGCACTGGGACTTTGTGGAGCCGTGGCTGCTGCCCAGCTGA